In Chryseobacterium camelliae, one DNA window encodes the following:
- a CDS encoding GNAT family N-acetyltransferase encodes MEYTIRKILINENLQVVDELVGELHLSEKEMNPNTADWPLIRKNYLRFMAECEEENNGTFMIAETEGKAIGFIFGYMEEKDDSNFELGDQDDLYVSDGYVKPEYRKQGIYSALNAAFEEAYKEYSIRRIYRFTSCSNHIMQSWLSKQGYSPVRLLYEKWL; translated from the coding sequence ATGGAGTACACGATCCGGAAAATACTTATTAATGAAAACCTCCAGGTTGTAGATGAACTGGTAGGCGAACTGCATCTTTCTGAAAAGGAAATGAATCCCAATACAGCTGACTGGCCGTTGATCCGGAAGAATTATCTCCGGTTTATGGCTGAATGTGAGGAAGAAAATAACGGAACATTCATGATTGCCGAAACTGAAGGCAAAGCTATCGGATTTATATTCGGATATATGGAGGAAAAGGATGACAGCAATTTCGAACTGGGCGATCAGGATGACCTTTATGTTTCGGATGGTTATGTAAAACCGGAATATCGTAAACAGGGAATTTACTCTGCGCTGAACGCAGCCTTTGAAGAAGCTTATAAAGAATATTCTATCAGAAGGATTTACCGTTTCACCTCATGCAGCAACCATATCATGCAGAGCTGGCTCTCGAAACAGGGTTACAGTCCGGTAAGGTTGCTGTATGAAAAGTGGCTCTGA
- a CDS encoding thiol-disulfide oxidoreductase DCC family protein produces MQEEFTNTYIVFFDGECGVCNFWVQWILERDTKDQFMFASLQSDFGQKFLSERGLDTQVFNTMYLWKPNSYYLIKSSAVLEIARLLGGIYQLSAIGKIIPQFLRDKLYDVVSKNRMKLANQKCYLPTPHQRKKFIEV; encoded by the coding sequence ATGCAGGAGGAATTCACCAATACATATATTGTCTTTTTCGACGGCGAATGCGGAGTATGCAATTTCTGGGTGCAATGGATCCTGGAAAGGGATACTAAAGATCAATTTATGTTTGCTTCCCTGCAATCTGATTTCGGGCAGAAATTCTTATCTGAAAGAGGTCTTGACACCCAGGTTTTCAATACGATGTATCTTTGGAAACCGAATTCATATTATCTGATCAAGTCTTCTGCTGTCCTGGAGATTGCCCGATTGTTGGGTGGGATTTATCAGCTTTCAGCCATCGGAAAAATTATTCCTCAGTTTTTAAGAGACAAACTGTATGATGTGGTTTCTAAAAACCGGATGAAACTGGCCAACCAGAAGTGCTACCTTCCTACTCCTCATCAGAGGAAAAAATTTATCGAAGTTTAA
- a CDS encoding alpha-amylase: protein MKKSTLLYYCLAFGSVISCRSNDEILPASQAEVHNKTVDVTHHDGRPFSTGNGSSTAKFVAGPGGGVLMQGFYWDVPAGGTWWDTVRGKLTDWSNAGIGAVWLPPASKAQNGPYSMGYDPTDYYDFGNFNQNGTVETRFGSRTELEALITKAHEENMQVYADIVINHNSGGQSEYNPYTGSNTWTNFSGVASGKFTRNYNDFYKNSYGNNDEGSFGDFPDLCHANPYVQDWLWGRDDSVAKYYKNVMKFDGWRFDYVKGFGPWVVNNWNSSVGGFSVGELWDSNVNTLESWANNANSSVFDFAAYYKMDEAFDNNNLNALNDDMMWKRNPYKAVTFVTNHDTDIIYNKMLAYAYILTHEGYPTIFYRDYEEWLNKERMNNLIWIHNNKATGTTSILYTDNDEYIARRNGYNGNPGLVVYINNSSSWQERWIQTNWAGKQIKDFTGNSSWYPTTQGDQWVKIQSPPNSYSVWSLNQ from the coding sequence ATGAAAAAATCAACTTTACTGTATTACTGCCTGGCCTTTGGATCCGTGATTTCCTGCCGGAGCAACGATGAAATATTACCTGCTTCACAGGCAGAGGTGCACAATAAGACCGTGGATGTCACCCATCATGACGGGCGGCCTTTCAGTACGGGAAATGGATCTTCAACAGCAAAATTTGTTGCCGGACCTGGCGGCGGAGTACTGATGCAGGGCTTCTATTGGGATGTGCCTGCAGGCGGAACCTGGTGGGACACGGTGAGAGGTAAATTAACCGACTGGTCCAATGCCGGAATCGGTGCCGTATGGCTGCCACCGGCCTCAAAAGCTCAGAACGGGCCTTATTCCATGGGATATGATCCTACAGATTATTACGATTTCGGAAACTTTAACCAGAACGGAACTGTGGAAACCCGTTTCGGGTCTAGGACCGAACTGGAAGCACTTATTACCAAAGCCCACGAGGAAAATATGCAGGTGTATGCAGATATTGTCATCAACCACAACAGCGGCGGGCAGTCTGAATACAATCCGTACACCGGAAGCAATACATGGACTAATTTTTCAGGCGTAGCCTCCGGAAAATTCACCAGGAATTATAACGATTTTTACAAAAATTCTTATGGCAACAATGATGAAGGCTCCTTTGGAGATTTTCCGGATCTGTGCCATGCCAATCCTTACGTACAGGACTGGCTTTGGGGAAGGGATGATTCGGTGGCAAAATACTATAAGAATGTCATGAAGTTTGACGGATGGAGGTTTGATTATGTAAAAGGTTTCGGACCTTGGGTAGTTAACAACTGGAATTCCAGCGTTGGCGGATTTTCTGTTGGTGAGTTATGGGACTCCAATGTCAATACCCTTGAATCATGGGCGAATAATGCCAACAGTTCTGTATTTGATTTTGCGGCCTACTATAAAATGGATGAAGCTTTTGACAATAATAACCTGAATGCACTGAATGATGATATGATGTGGAAAAGGAATCCCTACAAGGCAGTGACCTTTGTGACTAACCATGATACGGACATCATCTACAATAAAATGCTCGCTTATGCATATATCCTGACCCATGAAGGGTATCCTACCATTTTCTACCGTGATTATGAAGAGTGGCTGAATAAAGAACGCATGAACAACCTGATCTGGATTCATAATAACAAAGCAACGGGAACCACTTCCATCCTGTATACGGATAATGATGAATATATTGCCAGACGGAACGGGTATAACGGAAATCCGGGACTTGTAGTATACATCAATAATTCCTCATCCTGGCAGGAACGATGGATCCAGACCAACTGGGCCGGGAAGCAGATCAAGGATTTTACAGGAAACTCGAGTTGGTATCCTACCACACAGGGAGATCAGTGGGTGAAAATCCAGAGCCCTCCCAACAGTTATTCCGTATGGTCCCTGAATCAATAA
- a CDS encoding 4'-phosphopantetheinyl transferase family protein codes for MEIWVAYSFPDRNDEERLEALFAQLPAPITEPVNRYRNPADRKGRIISKLLLETLVRKHFPHQGFSWDRYRKDALSKPYMQGLDICFSTSHHDALSIVCITSGKACGVDSELARPVDPELYHDFLHPHEKDLIASNTDQATSFYKIWTRKEAILKALGVGISYEMNSIDAHKDIVMAGNHSYVTTPLFLSASIVTHLATPEAISTLHLEEISF; via the coding sequence ATGGAAATTTGGGTCGCATACAGTTTTCCTGATCGAAATGATGAAGAACGGCTGGAAGCGCTTTTCGCCCAACTTCCTGCTCCTATTACGGAGCCGGTGAACAGATATAGAAATCCTGCTGACAGGAAAGGCAGGATAATCTCAAAATTATTATTAGAAACCCTGGTAAGGAAACATTTTCCTCACCAGGGTTTTTCATGGGACCGTTACCGGAAAGATGCCTTATCAAAACCTTATATGCAAGGATTAGACATCTGTTTCAGTACTTCCCATCATGATGCGCTAAGTATTGTATGCATAACCTCAGGAAAAGCATGCGGAGTGGATTCAGAACTCGCGAGACCTGTAGACCCTGAGCTTTACCATGATTTTCTCCATCCTCATGAAAAAGATCTTATCGCAAGCAATACAGATCAGGCAACATCTTTTTATAAGATCTGGACCCGGAAAGAAGCAATTCTGAAAGCTTTAGGTGTTGGGATATCGTATGAAATGAATTCCATAGATGCACACAAGGATATTGTTATGGCAGGAAATCATTCATATGTTACCACACCCTTATTTTTATCTGCAAGCATAGTAACTCATCTGGCTACACCTGAAGCCATCAGTACACTACATCTCGAGGAAATATCCTTCTGA
- a CDS encoding DUF4290 domain-containing protein, translated as MEYNTQKTQLYMPEYGRIIQQLVERCKEVSDKTERNEMAAAIIDFMGQRNPQLRDEENYNHKLWDHLFILSDYDLDVDSPYPFPTREQLAEKPKRMEYPKLQGEFKFYGKSILQLIDKAIELEPGDEKEALIEVIANNMKKSYNVYNKEHVTDDVIFRHLKELSENRLDLTGIESLEKSKIYYTSNNNRNNNNNNKNNNNNKNQPNKKRHNYKNRK; from the coding sequence ATGGAATATAACACCCAAAAAACTCAGCTTTACATGCCGGAATACGGCAGGATTATACAACAGTTGGTTGAGCGCTGCAAAGAAGTTTCCGACAAAACGGAAAGGAATGAAATGGCGGCGGCTATCATCGATTTTATGGGTCAGAGAAACCCTCAGCTCCGTGACGAAGAAAACTACAATCATAAACTTTGGGACCATCTTTTCATCCTGTCTGATTATGACCTGGATGTAGACTCCCCTTACCCTTTCCCTACGCGTGAACAATTGGCCGAAAAACCTAAGCGCATGGAATATCCCAAGCTTCAGGGAGAGTTCAAATTCTACGGGAAAAGTATCCTACAGTTGATCGATAAGGCTATAGAGCTGGAACCCGGCGATGAGAAGGAAGCCCTGATTGAAGTGATCGCCAACAATATGAAGAAGTCCTATAATGTTTACAATAAAGAACATGTAACGGATGACGTCATTTTCCGTCACCTGAAAGAACTCTCTGAAAACAGGCTGGACCTGACCGGAATAGAATCGCTGGAAAAGAGCAAGATCTATTACACCAGCAATAACAACAGGAACAACAATAACAACAACAAAAACAACAACAATAATAAAAATCAGCCCAATAAAAAAAGACACAATTATAAAAACAGAAAATAA
- the upp gene encoding uracil phosphoribosyltransferase has translation MRTILSQEFSLVNQWINELRNVKIQHDRLRFRRNMERIGEIAAFEISRTLEYREVEIQTPLDTVTVKEIAVQPVITTILRAGVPLFQGLLSYFDQADCGFVAAYRKHDANDYFSIKQDYLTCPSIEGRPLIVADPMLATGASLIEAIKDLLTHGTPTELHIVAAIASRQGVETIEKQYPQAKIWIGAIDENLTSKGYITPGLGDAGDLSYGEKLQR, from the coding sequence ATGCGTACGATTTTATCACAAGAATTTTCATTAGTAAATCAGTGGATCAATGAACTCAGGAACGTTAAAATACAGCATGACCGGCTGCGTTTCAGGAGAAACATGGAGCGCATCGGGGAGATTGCCGCTTTTGAAATCAGCAGGACACTTGAATACAGGGAAGTGGAAATTCAGACGCCTCTTGATACTGTTACCGTAAAAGAAATTGCTGTACAGCCTGTTATTACAACGATCCTGCGGGCAGGTGTTCCTTTGTTCCAGGGCCTTCTTAGTTATTTTGACCAGGCAGACTGTGGTTTTGTAGCTGCATACCGTAAGCATGACGCCAATGATTATTTTTCCATCAAGCAGGATTATCTGACGTGCCCGAGCATTGAAGGAAGGCCGCTTATTGTGGCAGATCCTATGCTGGCGACCGGTGCTTCTCTTATTGAAGCCATAAAAGACCTTCTAACCCATGGCACGCCTACAGAACTGCATATCGTTGCAGCAATTGCATCCAGGCAGGGCGTTGAAACCATAGAAAAGCAATATCCGCAAGCTAAAATATGGATAGGTGCCATTGATGAAAACCTGACTTCCAAAGGATATATTACTCCTGGATTGGGCGATGCCGGAGACTTGAGCTACGGCGAAAAACTTCAGCGCTAA
- a CDS encoding heme-binding domain-containing protein gives MKKILTIILVAFIMMQFFPIDKTNPPINKGMDFINIKKTPAETAKMIKTTCYDCHSNETRYPWYANIAPASWFLKNHIDEGRKELNFSTFSSYPAKVQAHKLQECIEVVTNKEMPLESYIVGHQEAKLTDEQRNRLAAYFRKMKDDTERKIMLLK, from the coding sequence ATGAAAAAAATATTAACTATTATTTTGGTTGCCTTTATCATGATGCAGTTTTTCCCGATTGATAAAACAAATCCGCCGATCAATAAGGGAATGGATTTTATCAACATCAAAAAAACACCGGCTGAAACGGCAAAAATGATCAAAACAACATGTTATGACTGTCATTCCAATGAAACACGTTACCCTTGGTATGCAAATATAGCTCCTGCTTCATGGTTCCTTAAAAACCATATTGATGAAGGCCGTAAAGAACTTAATTTTTCAACCTTTTCATCATATCCGGCTAAGGTGCAGGCACACAAATTGCAGGAATGCATAGAGGTGGTAACCAACAAAGAGATGCCTTTGGAAAGTTATATCGTTGGTCATCAGGAAGCCAAACTCACGGATGAGCAGCGCAACAGACTTGCGGCATACTTCAGAAAAATGAAGGATGATACCGAAAGGAAAATAATGCTTTTAAAATAA
- the der gene encoding ribosome biogenesis GTPase Der, whose amino-acid sequence MSNIVAIVGRPNVGKSTLFNRLLERREAIVDATAGVTRDRHYGKSDWNGVDFTVIDTGGYDVNNDDVFQGEISKQVQLAVDEATSIIFMLNVEEGLTDTDYEIYEMLRRSNKPVYIVVNKVDSAKEELAATEFYQLGIEKYYTLSSATGSGTGDLLDDIVNDFPTTEYKDPFEGLPKITIAGRPNVGKSTLTNALLDTDRNIVTDVAGTTRDSIQTLYNKFGHEFVLVDTAGMRRKSKVSEDLEFYSVMRSIRSIEFSDVVIIMVDATLGWESQDMNIFGLAQKNRKGIVIVVNKWDLIEDKHTNTVRDFEKSIRDKIGQFSDIPILFVSALTKQRILKVVETAMTVYEDRKKKIKTSKLNEVMLPIFEGTPPPANKGKYIKIKYCVQLPTPSPQFVFFCNLPQYVKEPYKRFTENQLRKEFGFTGVPIEVYFRQK is encoded by the coding sequence ATGTCGAATATTGTCGCAATCGTTGGGCGTCCCAACGTAGGAAAATCAACACTTTTTAATCGTTTACTGGAAAGAAGGGAGGCCATCGTAGATGCTACTGCCGGGGTAACCCGTGACCGTCATTACGGAAAGTCTGACTGGAACGGCGTAGATTTCACGGTGATTGATACCGGAGGGTATGACGTGAATAACGATGATGTTTTCCAGGGAGAAATATCAAAGCAGGTTCAGCTTGCTGTAGATGAGGCTACTTCAATCATTTTCATGCTGAATGTGGAAGAAGGCCTTACTGATACCGATTATGAAATCTATGAGATGCTCAGAAGATCGAATAAGCCGGTGTATATTGTCGTGAACAAAGTAGATTCGGCGAAAGAAGAATTGGCCGCAACAGAATTTTACCAGCTGGGTATCGAAAAATATTATACGCTGTCTTCTGCAACAGGTTCAGGAACAGGGGATTTGCTGGATGATATCGTTAATGATTTCCCAACTACAGAATATAAGGATCCGTTTGAAGGACTGCCTAAAATCACCATTGCCGGCCGGCCGAATGTGGGAAAATCCACGCTTACCAATGCTTTGCTGGATACAGACCGGAATATTGTAACCGATGTTGCAGGAACTACTCGGGACAGTATTCAGACCTTATATAACAAATTCGGACATGAATTTGTACTGGTGGATACGGCAGGGATGAGACGAAAATCAAAGGTTTCTGAAGACCTGGAGTTTTATTCCGTGATGCGTTCCATCCGTTCCATTGAGTTTTCTGATGTGGTGATCATCATGGTGGATGCCACTCTGGGCTGGGAATCCCAGGATATGAATATTTTCGGGCTCGCTCAGAAAAACAGGAAAGGAATCGTGATTGTGGTGAATAAATGGGACCTTATTGAAGATAAGCATACCAATACCGTAAGGGATTTCGAAAAATCCATCAGAGATAAGATCGGCCAGTTCAGCGATATTCCGATCCTTTTTGTTTCAGCGTTAACGAAACAGAGAATCCTGAAAGTGGTGGAAACTGCAATGACGGTTTATGAAGACCGCAAGAAGAAAATTAAAACTTCAAAATTAAACGAAGTGATGCTTCCTATTTTTGAAGGGACACCGCCGCCGGCCAACAAAGGGAAATACATCAAGATCAAATATTGTGTACAGCTGCCTACGCCTTCTCCGCAGTTTGTGTTTTTCTGCAACCTTCCGCAGTATGTGAAAGAGCCTTATAAAAGGTTTACAGAAAACCAGCTGAGAAAAGAATTCGGGTTTACCGGAGTTCCGATTGAAGTGTATTTCAGGCAAAAGTAA
- a CDS encoding Pls/PosA family non-ribosomal peptide synthetase: protein MNSLILGKICPEFIKDETLPHLLSPVFERYRHKTAFIYKDKKLTYGELDSWSNAIARQLHQEGVVPGDRVGVWYPRSLELPVCILGILKAGATYVPLDREMPEDRIKKVFTDIDVKAYFSDTDADIHCQPIPIAPQPQEDVPPLPVDSDPDRWAYVLFTSGSTGNPKGIPISHRNICHLIRSEEDFIGIKDTDVVYQGFSVSFDMWCEEVWISLFSGATIWVADATTVKAIDELSKVLTENKITVLHAVPSILAIIDEVPSIRLINTGGEACTKQVQEKWAQPYRIFINSYGPTETTVSSNMAILNRDQELTIGGPLPNYHIAIVDEQLNIVPRGERGEMIISGPGVSKGYFNLPELTEQKFLPNPFPEMPGDTIYKTGDAVIFREDGFIDFQGRIDDQIKLRGYRIELGEIESRLNQLPGVSSAAVAVKEDANGQGQLVGYTVMNHNAAFDEHEMRKEIAKFLAPYMVPIAIISMKEMPRMPSGKIDRKKLPLPESFTVHEKSEEISIDPGASLEDKLIQTLQWVFPGKPISLGQDFFTDLGGHSLLAATLVSHLRQKAGIPYASLKDIYENRPLSAFAECLSHKQPAENQHQEPFTRVSTLQYYLCNAAQTVCLFAIFSLLSFQIFFPYLSYYYFQLNDYGTGFALLSAILLYTLIPPVYSLVIIIVKWLVIGKIKEGDYPLWGWYYFRWWLWKTVKRLMPSEFIVETPLYPKYLRLLGVKVHPSAQLSLLPIAAEDLVTIDANVNTSSGCSIDNASVENGILRIRKVHIKAHAYLGSSAILCGDTVIEEFGELQDLSCLNEGQKIGYGEIWNGSPAEKLRIKSGEELDIPKLSSAGKRNRFAFLYACSLFFFPLLIVLPLAPTLYTLYYLDEQSPDYSFYYLWQAPLLSAVYILLFILIVSLVTRVLQYKMEPGIYPVYSFTYYRKWVKDQIFNLSLIVIHPLFASVYISKFYRMMGAKVGRNSEISTASDVSHNLLEIGEGSFIADAVILGEHDVRNEKLILEKTKIGNNSFVGNSGLIPQGYELGDNMLIGVLSKAPTEEQLQNSQEKDWFGSPPIGLPSRQKSDVFQDNLTYNPPVRLKIARALVEGIRIILPQTVVIICSVLFVAYTSTYMEGRIHHLLLFSPFYYLGIVALPCFFFTALLKWIFVGKYKKSEMPMYSLKVWLSEGITTLYEALPVQFFLDFLRGTLWLPFFMRFLGVKIGKRVWLNTTDITEYDMVSIGDEAMLNEDCGPQTHLFEDRIMKVGPVKIGKQTTINTRTIILYDTEIGDHVTVDALSLVMKGEVLSDNTSWYGSPVRGK from the coding sequence ATGAACAGTTTAATTTTAGGAAAAATCTGTCCGGAATTTATTAAAGACGAAACCCTCCCTCATCTATTAAGCCCTGTATTTGAACGGTACAGGCATAAAACTGCTTTTATTTACAAGGATAAAAAGCTTACTTACGGCGAGCTTGACAGCTGGAGCAATGCTATTGCCCGGCAGCTCCATCAGGAAGGTGTGGTGCCCGGCGACCGTGTTGGCGTCTGGTATCCCAGGAGCCTTGAACTCCCCGTTTGCATTCTGGGGATTTTGAAAGCAGGTGCCACTTACGTTCCTCTTGACCGGGAAATGCCGGAAGACCGCATCAAAAAAGTTTTTACGGACATTGATGTCAAGGCCTATTTTTCTGATACAGATGCCGACATCCATTGCCAACCGATACCCATTGCTCCACAGCCACAGGAAGACGTTCCTCCTTTACCGGTGGATAGCGATCCGGATCGCTGGGCGTATGTCCTATTTACTTCAGGGAGTACCGGAAACCCAAAAGGGATCCCCATTTCCCACCGTAATATCTGCCACCTCATCCGTTCCGAAGAGGATTTCATCGGGATCAAAGATACGGATGTGGTATACCAGGGATTTTCGGTTTCCTTTGACATGTGGTGCGAAGAAGTATGGATCAGTCTTTTTTCCGGAGCAACCATCTGGGTGGCCGATGCCACAACAGTAAAGGCCATTGATGAATTAAGCAAGGTGCTAACCGAAAATAAAATCACGGTTCTTCATGCTGTACCGAGTATCTTGGCCATCATTGATGAAGTGCCTTCCATCCGTCTTATCAATACCGGGGGTGAAGCCTGCACTAAGCAGGTACAGGAAAAATGGGCACAACCCTACCGGATATTCATCAACAGTTATGGACCTACGGAAACTACGGTTTCTTCCAATATGGCGATTCTGAACCGTGACCAGGAACTGACTATCGGAGGCCCTTTACCGAATTACCATATCGCGATCGTTGATGAACAGCTTAATATTGTTCCCCGTGGAGAGCGCGGAGAAATGATCATTTCCGGCCCGGGCGTAAGCAAGGGATATTTTAACCTTCCTGAGCTTACCGAACAGAAATTCCTCCCCAATCCTTTTCCCGAAATGCCGGGTGATACGATTTATAAAACCGGGGACGCTGTTATCTTCCGTGAAGATGGATTCATCGATTTCCAGGGAAGGATCGATGATCAGATCAAACTCCGCGGCTACAGGATCGAGCTGGGCGAAATAGAATCCAGGCTGAACCAGCTTCCCGGAGTTTCCTCTGCCGCCGTGGCCGTAAAGGAAGACGCCAACGGGCAGGGGCAGCTTGTAGGCTATACGGTAATGAATCATAATGCCGCATTTGATGAACACGAAATGCGGAAGGAAATTGCAAAATTCCTGGCCCCCTATATGGTGCCGATTGCCATCATCAGCATGAAAGAAATGCCGAGGATGCCGAGCGGAAAAATAGACCGCAAGAAACTTCCGCTTCCCGAAAGTTTTACCGTCCATGAAAAAAGTGAAGAGATTTCCATTGATCCCGGAGCTTCCCTGGAAGATAAACTGATCCAGACCCTGCAATGGGTATTTCCGGGTAAGCCGATCAGCCTGGGACAGGATTTCTTTACAGATCTGGGCGGACATTCCCTGCTGGCAGCGACACTGGTATCCCATCTCAGGCAAAAAGCAGGCATACCTTACGCTTCTCTTAAAGATATTTATGAAAACCGGCCTCTTTCTGCCTTCGCAGAGTGCCTCAGCCACAAACAGCCCGCTGAAAATCAGCACCAGGAGCCTTTTACGAGGGTTTCCACGCTACAATATTACCTATGCAATGCTGCGCAGACGGTTTGCCTGTTCGCGATATTTTCTTTGCTGAGCTTCCAGATATTTTTCCCTTACCTAAGTTATTATTATTTTCAGCTGAATGACTATGGGACCGGTTTTGCACTGCTCAGCGCCATATTGCTGTACACGCTTATTCCGCCCGTATATTCTTTGGTGATCATCATTGTTAAATGGCTGGTCATAGGAAAAATTAAAGAAGGTGACTATCCGCTTTGGGGCTGGTATTATTTCAGGTGGTGGCTGTGGAAAACCGTTAAAAGGCTGATGCCTTCGGAATTCATTGTTGAAACACCTTTATACCCTAAATACCTGAGATTGCTGGGCGTAAAAGTACATCCCAGCGCACAGCTGAGCTTGCTTCCGATAGCGGCGGAAGACCTGGTAACGATTGATGCCAACGTCAACACCAGTTCCGGATGCAGTATAGACAATGCTTCTGTGGAAAACGGAATATTAAGGATCAGGAAAGTGCATATCAAAGCCCACGCATACCTTGGTTCCTCAGCCATCCTATGCGGAGATACGGTTATTGAAGAGTTTGGAGAGCTCCAGGACCTGAGCTGCCTTAATGAAGGGCAAAAAATCGGTTACGGTGAAATCTGGAACGGAAGCCCGGCTGAAAAGCTGAGAATAAAATCGGGTGAAGAGCTGGATATTCCAAAACTTTCCTCAGCAGGAAAAAGAAACAGGTTTGCTTTTTTATATGCATGCTCATTATTTTTCTTCCCGCTGCTCATCGTTTTACCGCTGGCCCCTACCCTGTATACATTGTACTATCTTGACGAACAGTCACCGGATTACAGCTTTTACTATCTCTGGCAGGCCCCGCTGCTGTCAGCCGTGTATATCCTGCTCTTCATTCTGATCGTAAGCCTGGTGACCAGGGTACTTCAATATAAGATGGAGCCGGGGATTTATCCTGTATATAGTTTTACGTATTACAGAAAGTGGGTGAAAGACCAGATTTTCAATCTCTCCCTAATTGTCATCCATCCTCTTTTCGCTTCGGTATACATCAGCAAATTCTACAGGATGATGGGAGCAAAAGTAGGCCGGAATTCAGAAATTTCTACCGCCAGCGATGTTTCCCATAACCTGCTGGAAATCGGTGAAGGTTCATTCATTGCCGATGCAGTGATCCTTGGCGAACATGATGTGCGGAATGAGAAACTGATCCTGGAAAAAACAAAAATTGGCAACAACAGTTTTGTGGGCAATAGCGGACTGATTCCCCAAGGTTATGAGTTGGGAGACAACATGCTGATCGGCGTGCTGAGCAAAGCTCCCACAGAAGAACAGCTTCAAAACTCCCAGGAAAAAGACTGGTTCGGCTCTCCTCCGATCGGACTGCCCTCCAGGCAGAAATCGGATGTATTCCAGGACAACCTTACCTATAATCCGCCTGTACGATTGAAAATCGCAAGAGCTTTGGTAGAAGGCATCAGAATCATCCTGCCACAAACCGTGGTGATCATCTGCAGCGTACTGTTCGTGGCATATACCAGTACATATATGGAAGGAAGGATCCATCACCTGCTGCTGTTTTCTCCTTTTTATTATCTGGGAATCGTTGCACTTCCGTGTTTCTTCTTCACTGCTTTGCTGAAGTGGATTTTCGTAGGGAAATATAAAAAATCGGAAATGCCTATGTACAGTCTTAAAGTATGGCTTAGCGAGGGAATTACCACCTTATACGAGGCGCTTCCCGTTCAGTTTTTCCTTGATTTCCTCCGCGGAACTTTATGGCTGCCGTTCTTTATGAGATTCCTGGGTGTGAAGATCGGTAAAAGAGTATGGCTGAACACCACCGATATTACAGAATATGATATGGTTTCCATTGGCGACGAAGCCATGCTGAATGAAGACTGCGGCCCGCAAACGCACCTTTTTGAAGACCGGATCATGAAAGTAGGTCCCGTTAAGATCGGAAAGCAGACCACCATCAATACAAGAACGATCATCCTGTATGATACTGAAATCGGTGACCATGTTACCGTGGATGCCTTATCCCTGGTGATGAAGGGAGAGGTATTGTCCGATAATACTTCCTGGTATGGAAGCCCGGTGCGGGGGAAGTGA